Proteins from a genomic interval of Sphingobacterium sp. SYP-B4668:
- a CDS encoding FAD-binding and (Fe-S)-binding domain-containing protein, with product MESIQSLDQLADLLNGEFYYNDTPAHHTVRIAYSTDASVYQEMPLAVAIPKDVQDIHLLIRYAFNNRITLIPRTAGTSLAGQVVGRGIVLDLSKNFTQILELNTDEKWVRVEPGVIRDDLNAFLKPYGLMFGPETSTASRAMVGGMIGNNSSGLHSIVWGDTRQNLISAEVILDDGSEVRFEQLDEGSYFQKLIQQDREGEIYRHLNEILTDRKCLESIKKGYPKSTITRRNTGYALDILTDKTMPFNMCNLLAGSEGTLAIVREAKLRLMPLPPKELGLLCVHFDDMVACMEGNIVALAHNPEASELVDKYIMDFTVGHPTYQHNRFFIEGDPKALLIVEFRGATEAEVRQKADALRDDLITKGLGYAYPYVTGPQTDLVWDVRKAGLGLIRNLPGDSQPVNLIEDCAVSPEDLPAYVRDIQALLIEEGVHASYYAHAGAGELHIEPFVNLKTAAGKKTFRSILDKTSDLIVKYNGSLSGEHGDGRLRGEFIGKVLGEDVYRLLERVKYIFDPKGIFNANKIVDTPPMDTHLRYDNNHNRKDITTYFDFSKEESILRLAEKCSGSGDCRKTEVTGGTMCPSFMATRKEKDTTRARANMLRQFLTNSTQTNRFDHEELKEVMDLCLSCKGCKTECPSSVDVAKMKAEFLQHYYDANGSSFRTKVIANFTKSQQLGVMFAPIYNFIVKSKLLSGVVKSIVGFAPNRSLPTVGNMTLSSWVKKQKNTDNKKKVYLFCDEFTEYNDVEIGKTAYKLLTALGYQVIVPTHEQSGRTYLSKGFVKDAKSLANRNVHLLKDIVSADVPLIGIEPSGIISFRDEYPALVDAELRSAAEQLGKNALMIDEFLVAEINAGRIRQDQFTSQAQRIKLHGHCYQKAFHLVQATETLLSFPAHYQVEVIPSGCCGMAGSFGYEKEHYDISMQVGELVLLPEVRKTANDTLIAAAGTSCRHQIKDGTSRMSYHPVEILYKALKEKCI from the coding sequence GTGGAAAGTATTCAATCTTTAGACCAATTGGCCGACCTCCTAAACGGAGAATTTTATTACAACGATACACCTGCACACCACACTGTTCGTATAGCTTATTCCACTGATGCCTCTGTGTATCAGGAGATGCCCCTTGCGGTTGCTATTCCAAAAGACGTGCAAGATATACACTTACTGATTAGGTATGCTTTCAATAACCGTATTACTTTAATACCCCGGACAGCAGGCACATCCTTAGCGGGGCAGGTAGTTGGACGAGGGATTGTATTAGATCTATCTAAGAATTTTACCCAAATATTGGAGTTGAATACGGATGAGAAATGGGTTCGGGTAGAGCCGGGGGTCATTCGCGATGATTTGAATGCTTTTCTAAAGCCCTATGGTTTGATGTTCGGACCAGAGACATCTACAGCAAGTCGAGCAATGGTTGGTGGCATGATTGGAAATAATTCCAGTGGCCTACACTCCATCGTATGGGGAGATACCCGTCAAAATTTGATTTCGGCAGAAGTAATACTAGACGATGGTTCAGAAGTACGGTTTGAACAATTGGATGAAGGTTCTTATTTCCAAAAGTTAATCCAACAAGATAGGGAAGGAGAGATATACCGACATCTCAATGAGATCCTTACAGACAGAAAATGTTTGGAATCGATTAAAAAAGGGTATCCCAAGTCGACTATCACAAGGCGCAATACGGGATATGCATTAGATATACTGACCGACAAGACTATGCCCTTCAATATGTGTAATCTTTTGGCCGGATCCGAAGGTACACTCGCGATTGTCCGCGAAGCCAAGCTTCGGCTCATGCCCTTGCCTCCCAAAGAATTGGGACTGTTATGTGTTCATTTTGACGATATGGTGGCCTGTATGGAAGGGAATATTGTTGCATTAGCTCATAACCCCGAAGCATCCGAGCTTGTAGATAAATATATTATGGATTTTACGGTAGGACATCCTACCTATCAACACAATCGATTCTTTATTGAGGGAGATCCTAAGGCATTGCTTATTGTCGAATTTAGGGGGGCTACCGAAGCAGAGGTAAGACAAAAGGCAGACGCATTACGTGACGATTTGATTACTAAAGGATTGGGTTATGCTTATCCTTATGTCACAGGTCCGCAGACTGACTTAGTATGGGATGTCCGCAAAGCTGGTCTTGGGCTCATTCGCAATTTGCCAGGAGACAGTCAGCCCGTCAATCTTATAGAAGATTGTGCGGTATCTCCAGAAGATTTGCCTGCCTATGTACGAGATATACAAGCACTTCTGATTGAAGAAGGTGTTCATGCATCTTACTACGCCCATGCAGGTGCTGGTGAACTTCATATAGAGCCCTTCGTAAATCTGAAGACAGCCGCGGGAAAGAAAACGTTTAGAAGTATATTAGACAAGACAAGCGACTTGATCGTGAAATACAATGGGTCTTTAAGTGGCGAGCATGGAGATGGAAGATTGAGAGGGGAGTTTATCGGTAAGGTACTCGGAGAAGATGTGTACCGCTTATTAGAGCGAGTAAAATATATTTTCGATCCCAAGGGCATCTTCAATGCCAATAAAATAGTAGATACCCCTCCTATGGACACGCATTTACGGTATGACAACAATCATAATCGTAAAGATATCACGACCTATTTTGACTTTAGTAAGGAGGAAAGTATCCTTCGACTAGCTGAAAAATGTTCAGGATCTGGAGACTGCCGAAAAACGGAAGTGACTGGTGGGACCATGTGTCCATCTTTTATGGCCACAAGGAAAGAGAAAGACACAACGCGTGCACGCGCAAATATGCTGCGGCAGTTTTTAACCAATTCGACACAGACAAATCGCTTTGATCATGAGGAATTGAAAGAAGTAATGGATCTATGTTTGAGTTGTAAGGGGTGTAAGACCGAATGCCCATCGAGTGTGGATGTTGCCAAAATGAAAGCCGAATTCTTGCAACACTATTACGATGCCAACGGGTCGTCATTTCGTACGAAAGTGATAGCCAACTTTACCAAATCCCAACAGCTAGGCGTGATGTTTGCGCCCATATACAATTTTATTGTCAAGAGCAAACTATTGTCGGGAGTCGTCAAGTCCATTGTCGGCTTCGCTCCTAATAGATCGCTTCCTACAGTTGGAAATATGACGCTTTCTTCTTGGGTGAAGAAGCAAAAAAATACCGACAATAAGAAAAAGGTCTACCTGTTTTGCGACGAGTTCACGGAATATAATGATGTAGAGATTGGAAAGACGGCTTATAAACTATTGACAGCGCTTGGTTATCAGGTTATCGTGCCCACACATGAGCAAAGTGGACGTACCTACCTCTCCAAAGGATTCGTTAAAGATGCTAAGTCCCTAGCTAATAGAAATGTCCATTTATTGAAAGATATAGTTTCGGCAGATGTTCCACTTATAGGTATCGAACCCTCTGGCATTATCAGTTTCCGCGATGAGTACCCTGCTTTGGTCGATGCTGAGCTCCGCAGTGCAGCAGAGCAGCTCGGTAAGAATGCTTTGATGATTGATGAGTTTTTGGTTGCAGAAATAAATGCAGGTCGAATACGCCAAGATCAATTTACTAGTCAAGCACAACGGATTAAGTTGCATGGACATTGCTATCAAAAAGCTTTCCACTTGGTGCAGGCCACGGAGACGTTACTGTCTTTTCCTGCACATTATCAGGTGGAAGTAATACCCTCTGGATGCTGTGGTATGGCGGGCTCTTTCGGTTACGAAAAGGAACACTACGATATTTCTATGCAGGTTGGAGAACTTGTGCTTTTGCCTGAAGTTCGAAAGACAGCAAATGATACGTTAATAGCTGCAGCAGGTACATCTTGTCGTCATCAGATTAAAGATGGTACTTCGCGGATGTCGTATCACCCGGTTGAGATTTTGTATAAAGCGTTGAAAGAAAAATGTATTTAA
- a CDS encoding alpha/beta hydrolase: MIKPINRLFLTVLFSWGTLAAFAAQVDTLSVWSPKMKKEIKTVVILPDNHSKLQAMPALYLLHGYSGNYGDWVNKVPHIKELVDRYKYMVVCPDGGFDSWYWDSENEPAYQYETFVSQELVKEIDQKYNTIKGREGRGITGLSMGGHGALSLAFKHQDVYGAAGSTSGGVDILPFPNNWSITKRIGSRSADPEAWRKRSVIEMTHLLIPGNLKLFIDCGYDDFFYPVNVKLHEKLQYLNIDHHFLTFPGKHDWNYWGQSLDFQMAFFNQFFGKK; this comes from the coding sequence ATGATCAAACCAATTAATCGACTTTTCTTAACTGTATTATTTTCATGGGGCACACTAGCCGCTTTTGCTGCGCAAGTAGACACGTTGAGTGTTTGGAGTCCAAAGATGAAGAAAGAAATCAAAACAGTGGTAATCTTGCCAGACAATCACAGCAAGCTACAGGCAATGCCAGCGCTCTATTTGTTGCATGGATATTCTGGGAATTATGGCGATTGGGTCAACAAAGTACCCCATATCAAAGAGCTAGTTGACCGATATAAATATATGGTTGTATGTCCAGATGGTGGATTCGATAGTTGGTATTGGGATAGTGAAAATGAACCTGCTTATCAGTATGAGACCTTTGTTTCCCAAGAGTTGGTAAAAGAAATCGATCAAAAATATAACACTATTAAAGGCCGAGAGGGGAGAGGTATTACAGGATTGAGCATGGGTGGACACGGGGCGTTATCATTAGCGTTTAAGCATCAAGATGTATATGGTGCCGCTGGGAGCACTTCCGGTGGGGTAGATATTCTTCCATTTCCTAATAATTGGAGTATTACCAAACGAATTGGAAGTCGCTCTGCAGATCCAGAAGCTTGGAGAAAGCGGTCCGTGATAGAAATGACCCATCTCCTTATTCCTGGAAATCTCAAACTCTTCATCGACTGTGGATATGATGATTTTTTCTATCCCGTAAATGTCAAACTACATGAAAAATTGCAGTACCTGAATATCGATCATCATTTTTTGACTTTTCCAGGTAAGCATGATTGGAATTATTGGGGACAATCGCTAGATTTTCAAATGGCATTTTTTAATCAATTTTTTGGGAAAAAGTAG
- a CDS encoding polysaccharide deacetylase family protein: MYLVKAPFFLKWYYPNDVLWNQSRNEKKLYLTFDDGPIPEITPFILDTLKEFNVKGTFFCVGENVQKYPDIFQRILEEGHQVGNHTYNHLKGWNTPDEIYIDNIERCQQLTQTSLFRPPYGRPKRSQLRQLQHYKVIMWDVLSGDFDLQLSPQKCLQNVLKHSQNGSIIVFHDNIKAVPRVEYALPRAIVHFLNKGFEFGIL, encoded by the coding sequence ATGTATTTAGTCAAAGCACCCTTTTTTCTCAAATGGTATTATCCCAACGATGTGCTGTGGAATCAATCCAGAAATGAAAAAAAATTATACCTGACTTTTGATGATGGGCCTATCCCCGAGATAACTCCCTTCATATTAGACACCTTAAAAGAATTCAACGTGAAGGGAACTTTTTTCTGTGTGGGTGAGAACGTGCAAAAGTACCCGGATATCTTCCAACGGATCCTTGAAGAGGGACATCAAGTCGGCAACCATACCTACAATCATCTGAAAGGCTGGAATACGCCCGACGAAATCTATATCGACAATATTGAGCGATGTCAACAGCTGACACAGACGTCACTGTTCAGACCACCTTATGGACGTCCTAAAAGAAGCCAGCTCCGCCAGCTCCAGCATTATAAGGTCATCATGTGGGACGTATTATCAGGTGATTTTGACCTTCAACTATCTCCACAAAAATGCCTACAGAATGTGTTAAAACATTCTCAGAATGGATCTATCATCGTCTTTCATGACAACATAAAAGCTGTCCCGAGGGTGGAGTACGCGCTACCTAGGGCTATTGTCCATTTCCTTAATAAGGGATTTGAATTTGGCATCCTATAA
- a CDS encoding TonB-dependent receptor, with protein sequence MVIRPLLLLLLLSILEVCAAQTNYTVSGYVRDGATGETLIGAIIQGEDPTQLTRTNNYGYYSLTLPSGAHKLTYRYVGYTSNEINLTIVDNVKQNVELISDQNQLEEVVVSSQKKSNNVKSAQMGSFKFNASEVKNIPVVFGERDILKTIQLLPGIATGGEGSSNFYVRGGGGDQNLILLDEATVYNSSHLLGFFSTFNSDAIKDVELYKGGIPAQYGGRISSVMDISMLDGNSKEFGVEGGIGLIASRLKVEGPLVKDKGSFMISGRRTYADLFLKLSKDEDAKKSKLYFYDLNAKANYKLDDRNTIYLSGYFGKDDLGYSDKFSFDWGNATATMRWNHVVNDKLFSNTSLIYSNFNYNVNVNDDSFDFKIASKINNWNLKQDFQYFANNNNTLKFGVHLLHQKISPASLNASGNSEVNSIIMEARKGLDVAAYFTHEWKPSDRLSVLYGVRLSDFLVLGPGTFYDYDTDGEPINTKVYGDNKVIKQYLNIEPRLSMAYLLDDKQSVKLSYNRIAQNLHQLTNTTSSLPTDQYVMSSEHIKPQFANQVALGFFRNFSDNMYEFSVESYYKQMDNQIDFRNGADLQANEFLEGELLYGKGRAYGVEWFIKKREGRLNGWISYTLAKSERQFDLINNGDWFNARQDRTHDISVVGIYQLSKKWTLGATFVYNTGNAITFPSGKYEVDGRTMFYYTERNGYRMPDYHRLDVSATYAKKRPNKKSHSSWSFGLYNAYNRKNAYIIDFRESETNANVTEAYRIALFGIIPSITWDFKF encoded by the coding sequence ATGGTTATTAGACCTTTACTACTATTACTACTTTTGTCTATTCTTGAAGTATGTGCCGCACAGACCAACTACACGGTAAGTGGATACGTCAGAGATGGTGCTACCGGAGAAACATTAATTGGCGCTATCATTCAAGGAGAAGATCCAACCCAACTCACCCGTACCAATAATTATGGATACTACTCATTGACTTTACCGTCTGGCGCACATAAGTTGACGTATCGTTATGTCGGCTATACGAGCAATGAAATCAATTTGACTATTGTCGATAATGTAAAACAAAATGTGGAGCTTATCTCGGATCAAAACCAATTGGAGGAGGTGGTCGTATCCTCGCAAAAGAAAAGCAATAATGTGAAGAGTGCCCAAATGGGAAGTTTTAAATTCAACGCATCTGAAGTGAAAAATATCCCTGTAGTATTTGGTGAACGTGATATCCTTAAGACAATCCAATTGCTACCCGGAATTGCAACCGGAGGTGAGGGAAGTTCTAATTTTTATGTTAGAGGTGGTGGCGGCGATCAAAATCTGATTCTCCTCGATGAAGCAACCGTATACAATTCATCTCATTTACTGGGGTTTTTCTCGACATTCAATTCTGATGCCATCAAAGATGTCGAGCTTTATAAGGGAGGGATACCCGCTCAATACGGTGGGCGGATATCGTCAGTGATGGATATCAGTATGCTGGATGGAAATAGTAAAGAATTTGGAGTAGAAGGAGGGATAGGTCTTATTGCTTCACGACTAAAGGTGGAGGGGCCACTCGTTAAAGACAAGGGCTCATTCATGATTAGTGGTCGACGTACTTATGCCGACCTCTTCCTTAAATTGTCAAAAGATGAAGATGCGAAGAAGAGTAAACTCTACTTTTATGATTTAAATGCTAAGGCTAATTATAAGTTGGATGATAGGAATACGATTTATCTCTCTGGATATTTTGGAAAGGATGATTTGGGGTACTCCGACAAGTTTAGCTTTGATTGGGGCAATGCAACTGCGACTATGCGCTGGAATCACGTCGTCAACGACAAGCTCTTTAGCAACACCTCGTTGATTTACAGTAATTTCAATTACAATGTCAACGTCAATGACGATAGTTTTGATTTTAAGATTGCTTCTAAGATTAACAATTGGAATCTGAAGCAAGATTTTCAATATTTTGCCAACAATAATAATACGTTGAAATTCGGCGTGCACCTGTTGCATCAGAAGATTTCTCCAGCCAGTTTAAATGCTAGCGGCAATTCTGAAGTTAACTCCATCATTATGGAAGCTAGAAAAGGGCTGGATGTTGCTGCATATTTTACCCATGAATGGAAGCCGTCCGATAGGCTCTCTGTGTTGTACGGTGTGAGGTTGTCGGACTTCCTTGTATTGGGACCTGGTACATTCTATGATTACGATACGGATGGCGAGCCAATCAATACCAAAGTATATGGCGACAATAAAGTTATCAAACAGTATCTTAATATTGAACCTAGATTGTCGATGGCTTACTTACTTGATGACAAGCAGAGTGTAAAGCTTTCCTACAATCGAATCGCGCAAAATTTACACCAACTGACCAATACGACTTCTAGTCTGCCTACCGATCAATATGTCATGAGTAGTGAGCATATCAAGCCCCAGTTTGCCAATCAAGTTGCGCTAGGTTTTTTTAGAAACTTTAGTGATAATATGTACGAGTTTTCGGTAGAATCCTATTATAAACAAATGGATAACCAGATCGATTTTAGAAATGGAGCAGATTTACAGGCAAACGAATTCTTGGAAGGAGAATTATTGTATGGCAAAGGTCGGGCATATGGGGTTGAATGGTTCATAAAGAAAAGAGAGGGTCGATTGAACGGTTGGATTAGCTATACCTTAGCCAAAAGCGAGCGTCAATTTGATTTGATTAATAATGGAGATTGGTTTAATGCCAGACAAGATCGTACACACGATATTTCGGTCGTTGGTATTTATCAATTGAGTAAAAAGTGGACATTGGGAGCTACCTTTGTATATAACACCGGAAATGCGATTACCTTCCCGAGTGGGAAATATGAAGTAGATGGACGTACTATGTTCTATTATACTGAGCGGAATGGTTATCGTATGCCTGACTATCATCGGTTGGATGTATCCGCGACATATGCGAAGAAAAGACCGAATAAAAAATCTCATTCCAGTTGGTCATTCGGACTATATAATGCCTACAACAGAAAGAACGCATACATTATTGATTTTAGGGAGAGTGAAACCAATGCCAATGTGACTGAAGCATATCGCATTGCACTTTTCGGAATTATCCCATCCATTACTTGGGATTTTAAATTTTAA
- a CDS encoding FUSC family protein, with translation MKDKLLRYSLGSDLIIYTLRCLIGFSIGYYIYWKFPEHELYWMLISIILVISPEEKDALKLSIERFKSNFIGSAIGLACYFIPVHQVFMMLIGIISSIIVCRIFNILAVARTSMVALIIVLVHEQQQHSYFGAFERFLSVGLGCFIGLMVTVSTAAIINRLRKKLNLLRENTSEQL, from the coding sequence ATGAAAGACAAACTATTAAGATACAGTTTAGGTTCAGATCTTATTATATACACGTTACGGTGCCTCATTGGATTCTCAATTGGTTACTACATCTATTGGAAATTTCCAGAACATGAGCTCTATTGGATGTTGATTTCAATTATTCTCGTTATTTCTCCTGAGGAGAAAGATGCACTTAAGCTGTCGATTGAACGGTTCAAGTCCAATTTTATTGGTTCGGCAATAGGATTGGCTTGTTATTTCATTCCGGTACATCAAGTTTTCATGATGCTGATTGGCATCATATCCTCTATCATCGTCTGCCGAATTTTCAATATTTTGGCAGTGGCTCGGACGTCTATGGTGGCATTAATCATAGTCTTGGTCCACGAGCAGCAACAACATAGTTATTTCGGGGCATTCGAACGATTTCTGTCTGTAGGACTTGGCTGCTTCATCGGGTTGATGGTCACTGTATCTACAGCCGCGATAATCAATAGATTGCGTAAAAAACTAAATCTTCTAAGGGAAAATACTTCAGAACAATTATAA
- a CDS encoding DUF4249 domain-containing protein produces the protein MKAIPYILTVFTILCWSCEDKIDINLNDADPKLVIVGDLTNLSDKQQIRVSRTVAFNETVNSLPVNDAKVEVSEVGGRVFVFQSAGQNGIYSFSGMPLREGKTYRLSVQVGDDLYESESTVPKYVQVEQFGIKEETIFGETYKMITFGFNDPANLANYYRYLISVNSGPLEFSTVLSDKFNDGLSVTHDIANEDNDLKSGDEIVIRRQCVDRGVYRYWNEFQSTNPGSASPANPTSNISNGALGYFSASSAQEYKTLME, from the coding sequence ATGAAAGCAATACCCTATATCTTAACCGTTTTTACGATCCTATGTTGGTCATGTGAAGACAAAATCGATATTAATCTCAATGATGCCGATCCCAAATTAGTGATTGTCGGCGATTTAACCAATCTTTCGGATAAGCAGCAGATTCGGGTCAGCAGGACTGTCGCTTTTAACGAAACGGTAAACAGCCTACCTGTCAACGATGCAAAGGTAGAAGTTTCCGAAGTCGGCGGGCGAGTGTTTGTATTTCAAAGCGCTGGGCAGAACGGAATATATTCGTTTTCGGGGATGCCTTTGCGTGAAGGCAAGACCTATCGTTTGAGCGTTCAAGTAGGAGACGATTTATATGAAAGCGAATCTACTGTCCCCAAATACGTACAAGTAGAGCAGTTTGGTATTAAGGAAGAGACCATTTTTGGCGAAACCTATAAAATGATTACGTTTGGGTTTAACGATCCAGCTAATCTTGCCAATTATTACCGATATCTAATCTCGGTCAATAGTGGACCATTGGAGTTCAGTACTGTGTTAAGTGACAAATTTAATGACGGACTAAGTGTCACCCATGATATAGCCAACGAAGATAATGATCTAAAAAGTGGAGACGAGATTGTAATACGTAGGCAGTGTGTGGATAGAGGGGTATACCGCTATTGGAATGAATTCCAGTCAACAAATCCGGGTTCCGCTTCTCCCGCCAACCCTACTTCTAATATTAGCAATGGAGCACTAGGCTATTTCAGTGCGAGTAGTGCCCAAGAATACAAGACGTTGATGGAATGA
- a CDS encoding efflux RND transporter periplasmic adaptor subunit, whose amino-acid sequence MAKKKNKLPLFLVISAIVILIAFVAGNKLGWFGDGNVTKVAVDKVQEKTVHELVSASGKIQPEFEVKLSSEVSGEIIELNIKEGDVVKKGQILCRIKPDILQSGYDQAIASLNIQRATLASSEQQLKQQEANFVNTENTYKRNQELFKKRVISVAEMDKAEAEYRSALASIAAQRQSVRATRYGIDQSQASVKQAGDNLARTTIYAPADGVISLLSVELGERVVGTAQMAGTEIMRIANMASMEVNVDVNENDINRVKVADEADIEVDAFQGRKFKGVVTEIASSSKNAATATAATSTAEQVTNFNVKVRINTESYADLLNNDVPNPSPFRPGLSATVQIKTKTASGLVVPIQSVTIRTEATPAQEKKEDTPAPKEGEASKKESKADENAGAKEYVFVLNGAQVDMVEVKTGIQDDNNILILSGLKKGQEVVSRPFNAISKTLNDKSKVEKVDKDKLN is encoded by the coding sequence ATGGCTAAGAAAAAAAACAAACTTCCTCTTTTTTTGGTAATATCAGCAATAGTTATTTTGATTGCATTCGTTGCAGGAAATAAATTAGGCTGGTTTGGAGATGGAAATGTCACGAAAGTGGCTGTAGATAAAGTGCAGGAGAAGACAGTTCATGAACTTGTTTCGGCCAGTGGAAAGATTCAACCAGAATTTGAAGTGAAGCTTAGTTCCGAGGTTTCAGGAGAAATCATCGAATTAAATATCAAGGAAGGGGATGTGGTCAAGAAGGGGCAGATTCTTTGCCGTATCAAACCAGACATCCTTCAATCGGGATATGACCAGGCGATTGCGTCTTTGAACATCCAACGTGCCACATTAGCTTCATCAGAGCAACAATTGAAGCAGCAGGAGGCCAACTTTGTCAACACTGAAAATACCTACAAACGAAATCAAGAACTCTTTAAGAAAAGAGTTATCTCTGTCGCGGAAATGGATAAAGCAGAAGCGGAGTATCGCAGTGCATTGGCATCCATCGCTGCACAGAGACAAAGTGTACGCGCTACCCGCTATGGGATAGATCAATCACAAGCCTCGGTAAAGCAAGCTGGTGATAATTTGGCAAGGACCACTATCTACGCGCCAGCAGATGGTGTGATATCATTGCTCTCTGTTGAACTCGGCGAGAGAGTAGTAGGAACGGCCCAAATGGCCGGTACCGAAATTATGCGAATAGCCAACATGGCTTCTATGGAGGTAAATGTAGATGTCAATGAAAATGATATCAATCGTGTGAAAGTAGCAGATGAAGCAGATATTGAAGTTGATGCTTTTCAGGGTAGAAAATTTAAAGGTGTCGTTACCGAAATTGCAAGTTCATCCAAAAATGCCGCTACGGCGACTGCTGCGACCTCTACTGCTGAACAGGTGACTAATTTCAACGTAAAAGTTAGGATAAATACGGAATCTTATGCGGATTTGTTGAACAATGATGTACCCAATCCCTCTCCATTTAGACCCGGACTTTCGGCAACGGTACAGATAAAAACGAAGACTGCGTCAGGATTAGTCGTGCCAATCCAGTCCGTGACTATACGTACAGAAGCGACCCCAGCACAAGAAAAGAAAGAGGATACACCTGCCCCTAAAGAAGGTGAAGCTTCAAAAAAGGAAAGTAAAGCAGATGAAAATGCAGGCGCTAAGGAATATGTATTCGTATTGAATGGTGCTCAAGTCGACATGGTTGAGGTCAAGACAGGTATTCAAGACGATAATAATATCTTAATATTATCTGGACTTAAGAAGGGGCAAGAAGTCGTGTCAAGACCATTTAATGCTATTTCAAAAACATTAAATGATAAAAGTAAAGTTGAAAAGGTAGACAAGGATAAACTTAACTAA
- a CDS encoding TolC family protein, with protein sequence MARKLTKYLLFGGCLSLATLSHAQRSITVQDAIQATLERNLEIKEAEYRRQLTEQDVYQSQAERYPSLSFGASENSNYGFGFDQVSGQVVRGKWNHSANGQLSSTFVLFQGFQLVNQIKANKLQLLVDATAIEKAKNDLILSVLTNYLQAITNNELYEASKQQLQLSKEQFRTDSIQFEVGNKTLADLSQAKNQIATDELNMLNSNNAYELSLLELKQLMEFPGDTVITLVKPDISNLTSNAAHITAREVFERALSVQPDIKQAKVGIELAEKNIEIAKGSYFPKVSLSAGYGTNYSSNSVEFGTNTIMPFGNQLDQNKSFSAGVNLSVPIFNNRRNKTAVSKAKISYLQSVNQENLTKRNLNKTINQAVLDLKAAKQQYVASETAFKTAKEAYEVIKERYDVGMANAMELSTAQTKMNKAEFDMIQARYTSVFREKVIDYYIGDTIKF encoded by the coding sequence ATGGCTAGAAAATTGACCAAATACCTGCTTTTTGGAGGATGCCTTTCATTAGCGACATTAAGTCATGCCCAACGTAGTATTACTGTTCAGGATGCCATACAGGCTACTTTAGAACGTAATCTGGAAATCAAAGAAGCAGAGTATAGGCGACAATTGACAGAACAAGATGTGTATCAATCCCAAGCGGAAAGATACCCTAGTCTAAGTTTTGGAGCAAGTGAGAATAGTAACTATGGCTTTGGGTTCGATCAGGTATCTGGTCAAGTCGTACGTGGCAAGTGGAATCACTCTGCCAATGGACAACTTTCATCAACTTTTGTGTTATTTCAGGGCTTTCAGCTAGTCAATCAGATTAAGGCTAACAAATTGCAATTGCTAGTAGATGCAACCGCCATAGAAAAAGCAAAGAACGATTTAATTCTCTCCGTACTCACTAATTATTTGCAAGCCATCACCAATAATGAGTTGTATGAGGCTAGTAAGCAACAATTGCAATTGTCCAAGGAACAATTTCGAACAGATTCTATTCAATTTGAAGTTGGCAATAAGACCTTGGCAGATTTATCCCAGGCTAAAAATCAAATTGCTACAGACGAATTAAATATGTTGAATTCAAACAATGCTTATGAGCTTTCTTTATTAGAGTTGAAGCAGCTAATGGAGTTCCCCGGTGATACCGTTATCACCTTAGTAAAACCAGATATTTCAAATTTGACATCTAATGCCGCTCATATTACAGCGAGGGAAGTTTTTGAAAGAGCTTTATCCGTACAGCCCGATATTAAACAAGCGAAAGTTGGTATTGAGTTGGCTGAAAAAAATATAGAAATAGCTAAAGGCTCTTATTTTCCAAAAGTATCCTTGTCTGCTGGGTATGGAACCAATTATTCTTCAAATTCTGTTGAATTTGGAACAAATACAATCATGCCCTTTGGAAATCAACTTGATCAAAATAAATCTTTTTCTGCTGGAGTGAACCTATCAGTGCCTATTTTCAATAATAGAAGAAACAAGACTGCCGTCAGCAAGGCAAAAATCAGCTATTTGCAGTCAGTAAACCAAGAAAATCTCACAAAACGTAATCTGAATAAGACCATCAATCAAGCAGTATTGGATTTGAAGGCAGCGAAACAGCAGTATGTGGCTTCGGAGACAGCTTTTAAGACAGCGAAGGAAGCCTATGAGGTTATCAAAGAACGTTATGATGTCGGCATGGCCAATGCTATGGAACTATCGACCGCTCAAACCAAGATGAACAAAGCTGAATTTGATATGATTCAGGCTCGGTACACCTCTGTATTTAGAGAGAAAGTGATTGATTACTACATTGGTGATACCATAAAATTTTAA